One window of the Chryseobacterium camelliae genome contains the following:
- a CDS encoding cryptochrome/photolyase family protein: MAQHRPSVAQLVFPHQLFKDTGYLDKDQPVYLIEEYLFFKQYTFHKQKIAFHRAGMKFYEDYLKASGFTVHYIESQSTLSDIRKFIPELEREGFKKIRITDVSDHWLENRIRKTSLELEILDSPLFINTRDDLKEYFDGKKSYHQTDFYRQQRMSRNILMKAGKPVGGKLTFDTENRKKYPRNKQPPAIRFPENNPFYEEAKTYTNRYFDDHYGTLTSYQLYPVTFEESEAWLNHFLEDRLPEFGAYEDSIVEHEHFLHHSILSPLLNVGLLTASQVLEEVTEYAKEFDVPVNSLEGFIRQIVGWREFIRGIYLYKGSYQRNSNYWKHDNSLPDSFYTGKTGIQPVDGTLKKILETGYAHHIERLMILANFMNLCRFRPDEVYQWFMEMFIDSYDWVMVPNVYGMSSFSDGGIMSTKPYLSGSNYLKKMSDYRDGTWAEQWDALFWNFVNDHRIFFEKNPRLGMMLRTLEKMPAEKREQHFTTAKETIKNLK; encoded by the coding sequence ATGGCTCAGCACAGACCCTCAGTAGCACAGCTGGTTTTTCCGCACCAGCTTTTTAAAGACACCGGCTATCTCGATAAAGATCAGCCGGTATACCTGATAGAGGAATACCTGTTCTTTAAACAATATACTTTCCACAAACAGAAAATCGCCTTTCACAGGGCAGGTATGAAATTTTATGAAGACTACCTGAAAGCATCAGGATTTACCGTTCATTATATTGAAAGCCAGTCTACATTGTCCGATATCAGGAAATTCATTCCGGAACTGGAAAGAGAAGGTTTTAAGAAAATCCGGATCACTGATGTATCTGATCACTGGCTGGAAAACAGGATCAGGAAAACCTCCCTTGAACTTGAAATCCTAGACAGCCCTTTATTCATCAACACCCGTGATGACCTGAAAGAATACTTTGACGGGAAGAAAAGCTACCACCAGACAGACTTTTACCGGCAGCAGCGCATGTCCAGGAACATCCTTATGAAAGCCGGAAAACCTGTAGGCGGTAAACTGACGTTCGATACCGAAAACCGGAAGAAGTACCCGCGGAACAAACAGCCTCCAGCCATCCGCTTTCCTGAAAACAATCCTTTCTATGAAGAAGCCAAAACCTACACTAACCGGTATTTTGACGATCATTACGGGACCCTGACCTCATACCAGCTGTATCCTGTGACTTTTGAAGAGTCGGAAGCATGGCTGAACCATTTCCTGGAAGACCGATTACCGGAATTCGGTGCTTATGAAGACAGCATTGTTGAACATGAGCATTTTCTGCATCACAGCATCCTTTCTCCCTTGCTGAACGTAGGCCTTCTTACTGCATCCCAGGTATTGGAAGAGGTTACGGAATATGCAAAAGAGTTTGATGTTCCGGTAAATTCCCTGGAAGGATTTATACGGCAGATTGTAGGATGGCGGGAATTCATCCGCGGAATATATCTGTATAAAGGCAGCTACCAGCGCAACAGCAATTACTGGAAGCATGACAACAGCCTTCCGGACTCATTCTATACCGGGAAGACAGGAATACAGCCCGTAGACGGTACGCTGAAAAAAATCCTGGAAACAGGATATGCGCATCATATTGAAAGGCTGATGATCCTGGCCAACTTCATGAACCTGTGCCGCTTCCGGCCGGATGAAGTCTACCAGTGGTTCATGGAAATGTTCATCGACTCATATGACTGGGTCATGGTGCCGAATGTGTACGGCATGAGCAGTTTTTCAGACGGCGGTATCATGAGCACCAAGCCTTACCTGAGCGGAAGCAACTACCTGAAAAAGATGAGCGATTACCGGGACGGAACATGGGCAGAGCAATGGGATGCCTTATTCTGGAATTTCGTGAATGACCACCGGATCTTTTTTGAAAAAAATCCGAGGCTGGGAATGATGCTGCGGACCCTGGAAAAAATGCCTGCAGAAAAAAGAGAACAACACTTTACAACCGCAAAAGAAACCATTAAGAACCTGAAATAA
- a CDS encoding TIGR03643 family protein: MNSIFNTEETDRIIEMAWEDRTPFEAIRFQFGISEAEVIELMRLELKPSSFKLWRKRVNSGVSRKHLKKRNPEIIRFRCTRQRTISHNKISKR, translated from the coding sequence ATGAACAGCATATTCAATACGGAAGAAACCGACCGCATCATTGAGATGGCCTGGGAAGACCGCACACCGTTCGAGGCGATCCGTTTCCAGTTCGGCATCAGCGAAGCAGAGGTCATTGAACTGATGCGCCTGGAACTGAAGCCTTCCAGTTTCAAACTCTGGAGGAAACGTGTGAATTCCGGAGTAAGCCGGAAGCACCTGAAGAAAAGGAATCCTGAAATTATCCGGTTCAGATGCACAAGACAGAGAACCATCAGCCACAATAAAATTTCGAAACGATGA
- a CDS encoding SDR family NAD(P)-dependent oxidoreductase, whose product MKNIVIIGCGKGIGLAAARLLANQNHITGISRSEAPELQHPNIDFHRKDILTETLDDIVFPDVVDGLIYAPGSINLKPLSRLTEEDFKHDFEINVLGAVKIIQKLLPHLKKPETASVVLFSSVAAQLGMPFHASVAASKSAVEGLVRSLAAEFSAQKIRFNAVAPSLTDTSLTAHLLSTPEKREASAKRHPLQRIGSAEEIAGLAAFLISDQASWITGQVLGADGGMSRIRL is encoded by the coding sequence ATGAAAAATATAGTGATCATCGGCTGCGGCAAAGGTATCGGCCTTGCTGCGGCCCGGCTGCTTGCCAACCAAAACCACATTACGGGAATTTCCAGGAGCGAGGCACCGGAACTTCAGCATCCTAACATAGACTTCCACCGGAAAGACATCCTTACGGAGACACTGGATGACATTGTCTTTCCTGATGTGGTAGACGGCCTGATCTATGCGCCGGGAAGCATCAACCTGAAGCCGCTGAGCAGGTTGACAGAGGAAGATTTTAAACATGATTTTGAAATCAATGTCTTAGGCGCGGTAAAAATTATTCAGAAACTCCTTCCCCATCTGAAGAAGCCGGAAACGGCCTCTGTGGTCTTGTTCAGTTCCGTTGCCGCTCAGCTGGGCATGCCTTTCCATGCTTCGGTAGCAGCGAGCAAAAGTGCTGTTGAAGGGCTGGTCAGGAGCCTTGCTGCAGAATTTTCTGCCCAGAAAATACGCTTCAATGCAGTGGCCCCTTCTTTAACGGACACGTCACTGACCGCCCATCTGCTTTCCACCCCTGAAAAACGTGAGGCTTCAGCAAAACGGCATCCCCTGCAAAGGATCGGGAGTGCAGAAGAAATCGCCGGGCTTGCCGCTTTCCTGATTTCAGACCAGGCTTCCTGGATCACCGGTCAGGTATTGGGTGCAGACGGAGGAATGAGCCGCATCAGGCTGTAA
- a CDS encoding MarR family winged helix-turn-helix transcriptional regulator, producing the protein MNTDFFIDLLHEVKEFEHSGSCKPGHTVEDFRLWLNDKKYRSESPATLFRNENHAAALTENEICKQVLLLSRYSRQLVRKGLSSIPELANEEFTYLYRLKDEPLLTKIQLIERNGHEKQTGTQILKRLLDHGLIEERHDEVDKRSKRLKLTEKGEDLFHRSVEKVDLTSQVLSGSLDTEEKDQLLVLLRKLNEFHAHVYSEHKHSEVSRIFELIR; encoded by the coding sequence ATGAATACCGATTTTTTTATTGACCTGCTGCATGAAGTCAAGGAATTTGAGCATTCAGGATCCTGCAAACCCGGTCATACCGTAGAAGATTTCAGGCTGTGGCTGAATGATAAAAAGTACCGGAGTGAAAGCCCTGCTACGCTTTTCCGCAATGAGAACCATGCGGCGGCACTGACGGAAAATGAAATCTGCAAGCAGGTATTGCTGCTGAGCCGGTATTCCAGGCAGCTGGTCCGCAAAGGCCTGAGCAGTATCCCCGAACTGGCCAATGAAGAATTTACATACCTGTACCGCCTGAAAGATGAACCCTTACTGACGAAGATCCAGCTGATCGAACGCAACGGCCATGAAAAACAAACCGGCACCCAGATCCTGAAAAGGCTGCTGGATCACGGACTGATAGAAGAACGCCATGATGAAGTGGATAAAAGAAGCAAAAGACTGAAACTGACTGAAAAAGGAGAAGACCTGTTCCATCGTTCCGTAGAAAAGGTGGATCTGACCTCCCAGGTCCTTTCAGGCAGTCTGGATACCGAGGAAAAAGACCAGTTGCTGGTCCTTCTGAGGAAGCTGAATGAGTTTCACGCCCATGTGTATTCTGAACACAAGCATTCGGAAGTCAGCCGGATCTTTGAACTGATTCGCTGA
- a CDS encoding organic hydroperoxide resistance protein, whose product MKALYTTKVTATGGRNGRVKSENGVLDTDVKMPKALGGANDDYANPEMLFAAGYAACFDSALNRVISLSKTQTGETSVTAQVSIGQLENGGFGLAVELDVNIPGVSQEEAQSITEKAHEICPYSNATRNNIEVKLSVTNQ is encoded by the coding sequence ATGAAAGCGTTATATACCACAAAAGTAACCGCAACCGGCGGAAGAAACGGACGTGTAAAAAGTGAAAACGGTGTGCTTGATACCGATGTGAAAATGCCTAAAGCACTGGGTGGCGCCAATGATGATTATGCCAATCCGGAAATGCTTTTCGCGGCAGGGTATGCAGCCTGTTTTGACAGTGCCCTGAACCGGGTGATCAGCCTTTCAAAAACCCAGACCGGAGAAACTTCCGTGACGGCACAGGTGAGTATCGGGCAGCTGGAAAACGGAGGGTTCGGACTGGCGGTTGAGCTTGACGTGAACATTCCTGGCGTTTCCCAGGAGGAAGCCCAGTCAATCACGGAAAAAGCTCATGAGATATGCCCGTATTCCAACGCGACAAGAAATAATATCGAAGTGAAACTTTCGGTAACGAATCAGTAA
- a CDS encoding MarR family winged helix-turn-helix transcriptional regulator — protein MEAPENLKLENQICFPLYVIAKEITGLYRPFLDELDITYPQYLVMMVLWEQNGMTVSCIGEKLYLDSGTLTPLLKRLEAKGLITRKRKKDDERVVEICVTEAGKQLKSRACSVPEKIIASTKVDPEDLIRLKESVQNIIKTLKE, from the coding sequence ATGGAAGCTCCAGAAAACTTAAAGCTGGAAAACCAGATCTGTTTCCCGCTCTACGTGATTGCGAAAGAAATCACGGGTCTGTACCGTCCGTTCCTGGATGAACTGGATATAACCTATCCGCAGTACCTCGTTATGATGGTGCTCTGGGAACAAAACGGAATGACAGTAAGCTGTATTGGGGAAAAGCTTTATCTGGACAGCGGTACGCTGACTCCTCTGCTCAAAAGGCTTGAAGCCAAAGGACTGATTACCAGGAAGCGTAAAAAGGACGACGAAAGGGTAGTGGAAATATGTGTAACGGAAGCAGGTAAGCAGCTGAAATCCAGAGCCTGTTCGGTTCCCGAAAAAATCATTGCCAGTACCAAAGTGGATCCTGAGGACCTGATCCGGCTGAAAGAAAGTGTCCAGAACATTATTAAAACATTAAAAGAATAA
- a CDS encoding NAD(P)H-dependent oxidoreductase, which produces MSLLEDLNWRHAVKAYDPSKKVSQEDLHTIIEAARLAPTSSGLQPFRLIVVENQELKEKMVQGALNPEVMRDCSHVLVFAAWDSYSDEKIDQVYDHHTDVRDLPRGRFSSYTDKIKEMYGAQTPEQHFEHTARQTYIALGFALAQAAELKVDSTPAEGFSNEIVDEILGLRAIGLKSVSLLYLGYRDEQNDWLSTMKKVRVPMEEFIIKK; this is translated from the coding sequence ATGTCATTATTAGAAGATTTGAATTGGAGACATGCTGTAAAAGCATATGACCCTTCCAAAAAAGTATCACAGGAAGATTTACATACAATTATTGAGGCTGCCAGACTGGCACCGACTTCATCCGGGCTTCAGCCGTTCCGCCTGATTGTGGTGGAAAATCAGGAGTTGAAAGAAAAAATGGTACAGGGTGCCCTGAATCCTGAAGTGATGAGAGACTGTTCCCACGTATTGGTCTTTGCAGCCTGGGACAGCTATTCGGATGAAAAGATAGACCAGGTGTATGACCACCATACCGATGTGAGGGATCTGCCGAGAGGAAGATTTTCAAGCTATACCGATAAGATCAAGGAAATGTATGGCGCACAGACTCCTGAACAGCATTTTGAGCATACGGCAAGGCAGACCTATATTGCGTTAGGATTTGCACTGGCACAGGCTGCCGAGCTTAAAGTAGACAGTACACCGGCAGAAGGCTTCAGCAATGAGATCGTGGATGAAATCCTTGGACTGAGAGCCATAGGACTTAAAAGTGTAAGCCTGCTGTACCTGGGATACCGTGATGAACAGAACGACTGGTTGTCAACGATGAAGAAAGTAAGGGTTCCTATGGAGGAATTCATCATTAAAAAGTAA
- a CDS encoding DUF4385 domain-containing protein, which yields MKKERPSYLNFNAAGYPWKPDIDYRLHPELYRVGKGEQGVLICEPYKSEIGQYWRFRTVPIAEESSRKIFSLFMDYLENGDFVGADMARKYLQMGYTRARRYFNYKGGKKYDAEKDYQQLERGTGDPEKAKAAAIFYDQWKDAEAEPRYADMKKQWKKDKG from the coding sequence ATGAAAAAAGAACGTCCCAGTTACCTGAATTTCAATGCTGCCGGTTACCCCTGGAAGCCGGATATCGATTATAGGCTACATCCGGAACTGTACCGGGTGGGTAAAGGAGAGCAGGGCGTTTTGATCTGTGAACCCTATAAAAGCGAGATCGGACAATACTGGCGTTTCAGGACCGTACCGATTGCCGAAGAAAGTTCCCGGAAAATTTTCAGCCTTTTTATGGATTACCTGGAAAACGGTGATTTTGTGGGCGCGGACATGGCCAGGAAATACCTTCAGATGGGCTATACCCGGGCAAGACGGTATTTCAATTATAAAGGCGGCAAAAAATACGATGCAGAAAAGGATTATCAGCAGCTTGAAAGAGGTACGGGAGACCCGGAAAAAGCCAAAGCAGCAGCCATTTTTTATGATCAGTGGAAAGATGCAGAAGCAGAACCCCGATACGCGGACATGAAGAAACAGTGGAAGAAAGACAAAGGCTGA
- a CDS encoding ABC transporter permease/M1 family aminopeptidase, which yields MNILLSFEIQRLIRHWSVYLVAALLVLAGIFCGIRFNLSVGKGIYLNSPYSIGFLTGLLSLSVIFMGMIYSGRILFKDWDSGFDILMFSYPFSRRAYLTGKFLSYFLQTFLSFTLLVLGMAIGHQLRSGNEMQPCFHLWHYLYPLLIFGALNTFLVCSMLFYIAMVSRKKLLVIVGGLLLYVVYMVLLVFSNAPFMSGSMPQSEWAQQVSALADPFGLSAYFYRSASWSVLQRNTSIVSCSGFLLANRMLYIALSAVFLMLAFRKFSNSLTVFKKKKDQFPAEDFPLHRTKEYISVLPSFGMVSALKSVGSLARIDLTYLFKSVAWVAVTVLLVFYIGMEMYAGIDQGVRIPQQYAGSGLLSAVILKNFYMVGLLLVAYFVNDLYWRSSLSGFSVIEKSAFFTKNKAYGHWLSISLLLFFFTAVLILEALIFQIFFSYLKIRWIAYAGIILFNTLPLILFSGLVLLINDRISNRFVALGISVVAVGVLTGPVSKILIPSPVFRIFSDYKGVYSDFNGYGTYALAFAQRLIFGGSLIMILVRVNRWIVTRKIHIRHSVIGLLILAAGISSAVSFLHGYIPKDKDEDIRMAVAYEKQYQRYRTIPQPDIAKVRTEIMLYPSSETYRIHGTYTLVNHSRHPISSILVTFHPDLKLESAVLKMPGETIKINVKTPAVHLKKPLLPGDAGFLDFDIAYQSVPVNGHDPFNAILSNGSFMRVSRYYPVIGYQESYEVTDDDQRRKYGLGKYPGIKKLNAPQVFRKDFVDLNMQVSTEAGQTAVGTGDPVRSFMKKGRAYFEYHAAGIPFRFAVSSAKYSVKETMHNGILIRILYHPDHGENVHRLLENARLTLDYCSENFGRYPFKSISFAEISSFTEGFAATSYPSVIFMPENKLFHTRILPGLGQDVINELAGHELSHLWWGNSSVDPDDREGSAMLTETLAMYTEMMLYKKMYGKSEMMEKVKMHEQIYNRGKGLSGDEPLDKVSPDHDYIAYSKGAVAMVKLSELIGEKKVNTALRNFLRLHQYPEKPVSTDLIREFYNVCPEPAVRKKIDRLFMVP from the coding sequence ATGAACATTTTGCTATCCTTCGAAATCCAGCGCCTTATACGGCATTGGTCAGTCTATCTTGTGGCTGCATTACTGGTTCTTGCAGGCATATTCTGCGGCATTCGGTTTAATCTTTCAGTAGGAAAGGGGATTTACCTCAATTCTCCGTACAGCATCGGATTCCTGACCGGGCTGCTGAGCCTGTCGGTAATTTTTATGGGCATGATCTATTCAGGCAGGATCCTGTTCAAAGACTGGGATTCCGGTTTTGATATCCTGATGTTTTCCTATCCTTTCTCCCGGAGGGCTTATCTTACTGGGAAATTCCTGAGCTATTTTCTACAGACTTTTTTAAGTTTTACGCTCCTGGTCCTGGGAATGGCAATCGGTCACCAGCTGCGTTCAGGCAATGAAATGCAGCCCTGTTTCCATCTCTGGCATTATCTGTATCCGTTGTTGATCTTCGGGGCGCTGAACACATTCCTGGTTTGCAGCATGCTGTTTTACATTGCGATGGTGTCCCGGAAAAAACTGCTGGTTATTGTAGGCGGGCTCCTGCTGTATGTGGTGTATATGGTCTTGCTCGTCTTCTCCAATGCTCCGTTTATGTCAGGAAGCATGCCCCAGTCTGAATGGGCACAGCAGGTATCCGCTCTGGCAGATCCTTTCGGCCTGTCTGCCTATTTTTACCGGTCGGCTTCATGGTCTGTGTTGCAGAGGAATACTTCGATAGTTTCCTGTTCGGGTTTCTTACTGGCTAACCGAATGCTGTACATTGCTCTTTCAGCAGTTTTTCTGATGCTGGCATTCCGGAAGTTTTCCAATTCCTTGACGGTTTTTAAAAAGAAAAAGGATCAGTTTCCGGCAGAGGACTTTCCCCTTCATCGTACTAAGGAATACATATCCGTATTGCCGTCTTTCGGAATGGTTTCCGCTCTGAAGTCTGTCGGTTCACTGGCGCGGATAGACCTTACTTACCTTTTTAAAAGCGTAGCCTGGGTAGCGGTAACAGTATTACTCGTATTTTACATAGGAATGGAGATGTATGCAGGAATTGATCAGGGCGTCCGCATTCCACAGCAGTATGCCGGTTCCGGACTGCTGTCGGCTGTAATCCTTAAGAATTTTTATATGGTAGGACTGTTGTTAGTGGCTTATTTTGTCAATGACCTGTATTGGAGAAGTTCTTTGTCAGGATTCAGCGTGATTGAGAAGTCTGCATTCTTCACAAAAAATAAAGCCTACGGGCATTGGCTTTCCATAAGCTTACTGTTGTTCTTTTTTACTGCTGTCCTCATTCTTGAAGCACTGATATTCCAGATCTTCTTCAGTTACCTGAAAATCAGGTGGATCGCATATGCCGGAATTATTCTTTTTAACACATTGCCGCTGATCCTGTTTTCCGGATTGGTGCTCCTTATTAATGACCGGATCAGCAACCGGTTTGTGGCGCTGGGGATATCCGTAGTGGCTGTTGGAGTATTGACCGGCCCTGTTTCAAAAATACTGATTCCCTCTCCGGTATTCAGGATCTTTTCAGATTATAAAGGTGTCTACAGTGATTTTAATGGGTACGGAACTTACGCCCTGGCATTTGCACAGCGATTGATATTTGGTGGCTCTCTCATCATGATACTGGTGAGGGTCAATCGGTGGATCGTAACCCGGAAAATACATATAAGGCATTCAGTCATCGGACTGCTGATCCTGGCTGCGGGAATTTCCAGTGCGGTCAGTTTCTTGCACGGGTATATTCCTAAAGATAAAGATGAGGATATCCGCATGGCTGTTGCTTATGAAAAACAGTACCAAAGGTACAGGACTATCCCTCAGCCGGATATTGCAAAAGTCCGTACGGAAATCATGCTGTATCCTTCTTCAGAAACATACAGGATTCATGGAACGTATACGTTGGTCAATCACAGTCGGCACCCGATCAGCAGCATCCTGGTTACTTTTCATCCTGATCTCAAATTAGAATCGGCAGTATTGAAAATGCCAGGAGAAACCATTAAAATCAACGTAAAAACCCCTGCCGTTCATCTTAAAAAGCCTTTACTTCCGGGAGATGCGGGATTTCTTGACTTTGATATTGCCTATCAGTCGGTACCGGTGAATGGGCATGATCCTTTCAATGCCATTCTGAGTAACGGCTCCTTCATGCGGGTCAGCAGGTATTATCCGGTTATCGGATATCAGGAAAGCTATGAAGTCACAGATGATGACCAGCGCAGGAAATACGGGTTGGGAAAATATCCCGGCATTAAAAAACTTAACGCACCGCAAGTATTCAGGAAAGATTTTGTTGATCTTAATATGCAGGTCTCTACAGAAGCAGGACAGACCGCTGTTGGCACCGGAGATCCGGTGAGGAGTTTCATGAAAAAGGGCAGGGCTTATTTTGAATACCATGCTGCCGGCATACCTTTCCGTTTTGCTGTTTCTTCTGCAAAATATTCCGTTAAAGAAACAATGCATAACGGAATCCTTATCCGGATCCTGTACCATCCGGACCATGGTGAAAATGTCCACCGCCTGCTGGAAAATGCCCGGCTTACTTTAGACTATTGTTCTGAAAACTTCGGACGCTATCCTTTCAAAAGCATCAGCTTTGCAGAAATATCCTCCTTTACGGAAGGATTTGCCGCCACATCGTACCCCTCAGTAATCTTTATGCCTGAAAATAAGCTGTTCCATACTCGGATTCTCCCGGGACTCGGCCAGGATGTCATCAATGAGCTTGCCGGCCACGAGCTTTCCCATCTCTGGTGGGGGAACAGTTCGGTAGATCCCGATGATCGTGAAGGGTCGGCTATGCTGACGGAAACCTTAGCCATGTATACTGAAATGATGCTGTATAAAAAAATGTACGGAAAGTCAGAAATGATGGAAAAAGTAAAGATGCATGAACAGATTTACAACCGTGGAAAAGGATTGTCCGGTGATGAGCCTCTGGATAAGGTAAGTCCCGACCATGATTATATTGCCTATTCCAAAGGAGCCGTAGCCATGGTGAAACTGAGTGAGCTTATCGGTGAGAAAAAGGTCAATACGGCACTCAGGAATTTCCTTCGGCTTCATCAGTATCCTGAAAAGCCGGTTTCCACAGACCTGATCAGGGAATTTTATAACGTCTGTCCTGAGCCTGCGGTCCGGAAAAAGATTGACCGTCTGTTCATGGTTCCATAA
- a CDS encoding ABC transporter ATP-binding protein gives MNQLKISHLTVTYSNGFHAVNDLSLEIGNGMFGLLGPNGAGKSSLMKTLAGLQKCSSGTMMMNGTDISENPDYMKQNLGFLPQDFGVYPKVSAQDLLHHIALLKGISNTSERHEQVDSLLEKVNLTGFRKKEVRTFSGGMRQRFGIAQALLGNPRIVIVDEPTAGLDPGERNRFNTLLNAISKDVIIILSTHLVEDVRNLCSEMAVMDRGRILTAGEPEQLIAGLDGKIWAKSLVQQEPETAGYQVISRQLINRKLYLTVFSEDQPEGFHAVTPQLEHVYFKTLSQNI, from the coding sequence ATGAATCAATTAAAAATCAGTCATCTGACCGTTACATACAGCAACGGTTTCCATGCCGTCAACGATCTGTCACTGGAGATCGGAAACGGAATGTTCGGGCTTTTGGGACCAAATGGTGCCGGAAAGTCTTCGCTTATGAAAACACTGGCAGGACTGCAGAAATGCAGTTCCGGCACCATGATGATGAACGGGACCGATATCTCGGAAAATCCGGATTATATGAAGCAGAACCTGGGGTTCCTGCCGCAGGATTTCGGTGTATATCCTAAAGTTTCGGCACAGGATCTCCTGCATCATATTGCCTTGCTGAAAGGAATCAGCAATACCTCCGAACGTCATGAACAGGTAGATAGCCTTCTTGAGAAAGTTAACCTCACCGGTTTCAGGAAAAAAGAAGTCCGGACCTTTTCCGGCGGAATGCGGCAGCGTTTCGGCATCGCCCAGGCATTGCTCGGAAATCCGAGGATTGTCATTGTCGACGAACCTACCGCAGGCCTGGATCCCGGAGAACGGAACCGGTTCAATACCCTGCTGAATGCAATCAGCAAAGACGTCATCATCATCCTTTCCACCCACCTGGTCGAAGATGTGAGGAACCTGTGTTCCGAAATGGCTGTTATGGACCGTGGCCGGATTCTGACCGCAGGAGAACCTGAGCAGCTAATTGCCGGACTGGATGGAAAGATATGGGCAAAATCTTTGGTACAGCAAGAACCGGAAACTGCCGGATACCAGGTCATCAGCCGTCAGCTGATCAACAGGAAGCTATACCTTACCGTCTTTTCGGAAGATCAGCCTGAAGGATTCCATGCTGTAACGCCTCAGCTGGAACACGTTTATTTCAAAACACTTTCCCAAAACATTTAG
- a CDS encoding helix-turn-helix domain-containing protein: MPIIVNLDVMLARRKMQSKELAEKLGITPVNLSILKTGKAKGVRFDTLEAICKILDCQPGDILEYRE; the protein is encoded by the coding sequence ATGCCGATTATAGTCAATCTGGACGTGATGCTTGCCAGGAGAAAAATGCAGAGTAAGGAGCTGGCGGAAAAGCTGGGCATCACCCCCGTTAACCTTTCCATCCTGAAAACCGGAAAAGCAAAGGGTGTCCGTTTCGATACCCTGGAAGCGATCTGCAAGATCCTGGACTGCCAGCCGGGCGATATTCTCGAGTACCGGGAATAA
- a CDS encoding DUF2975 domain-containing protein, with product MNQTKIISRILYYLCMLLSAGYMLIFLYSALCLLTGFAVHSYDHNRYLQIGAPLARHSLFTIENNPAYILFSFLIVLLAYGIFFGLSAGVFRVFFQLKLFTQKNIAVLKKFYLYNIFFPLPAALIAARFVEVEHVIWGLVFIHFMLGIFCLFLANIFSQGLHLQNEQDLFI from the coding sequence ATGAACCAGACCAAAATTATTTCCAGAATCCTCTATTACCTGTGTATGCTGCTATCGGCGGGGTATATGCTGATATTCCTGTATTCTGCGTTATGCCTGCTGACCGGTTTTGCAGTACATTCTTATGATCATAACCGGTATCTGCAAATTGGAGCTCCTCTTGCACGGCATTCATTGTTTACCATTGAAAATAATCCTGCCTATATTCTGTTTTCATTTTTAATTGTTTTGTTGGCGTACGGGATATTTTTCGGGCTGTCGGCCGGGGTATTCAGAGTGTTCTTCCAACTTAAACTGTTCACGCAAAAGAATATCGCTGTTCTGAAAAAATTCTACCTTTACAACATCTTTTTCCCGCTGCCTGCCGCGCTGATTGCCGCAAGGTTTGTGGAAGTAGAGCATGTGATCTGGGGACTGGTGTTCATCCATTTCATGCTGGGGATTTTCTGTCTCTTTCTGGCCAATATTTTCAGTCAGGGACTCCATTTACAAAACGAACAAGATCTATTTATATAA